From Panicum hallii strain FIL2 chromosome 2, PHallii_v3.1, whole genome shotgun sequence, a single genomic window includes:
- the LOC112882838 gene encoding chitin elicitor-binding protein, with protein MPPLPASSPILLCCLLLTAALCPAARAARFACNATAPRASTCQALISYAPPNGTATATLAAVRALFQLRSHRALLAANGLPLSTPPTAPAPTPLRVRLPCLCSGGAGATFQRPTYRVRAGDTLDAIARGAFAGLVTYQDIAAANNVSDPNKVAVGQQLWIPVPCSCDPVGGQPVVHLTYVAPAGSSVAGIAQEFGSAEETILAVNKMPDAKGLLAGQVLDVPLRTCGSAISNTAIDRNLLVPNGSYILTANNCVMCGCSSSTWQLDCQAAQGLSSSFCPAAKCGDMFLGNTSSTSSCESRTCSYAGYTNSTSFAILTNITTSNTCNAGMAPMAQPAHSSAFRLEPAWLRWTELVVSLHVVLLCLGYLRQD; from the exons ATGCCGCCGCTCCCCGCTTCCTCCCCCATCCTGCTCTGCTGCCTCCTCCTCACCGCTGCGCTGTGCcccgcggcgcgggcggcgcggttcGCGTGCAACGCCACGGCGCCGCGGGCCTCCACGTGCCAGGCGCTCATCTCCTACGCGCCGCCCAACggcacggccacggccacgctCGCCGCCGTGCGCGCGCTCTTCCAGCTCCGCTCCCACCGCGCTCTGTTGGCGGCTAACGGCCTCCCGCTCTCCACGCCGCCCACGGCGCCCGCGCCCACGCCGCTGCGGGTGCGCCTGCCCTGCCTCTgctcgggcggcgccggggccaCGTTCCAGCGGCCCACCTACCGGGTCCGCGCCGGGGACACGCTCGACGCCATCGCGCGCGGAGCCTTCGCGGGCCTCGTCACCTACCAGGACATCGCCGCCGCCAACAACGTCTCCGACCCCAACAAGGTCGCCGTCGGCCAGCAGCTCTGGATCCCCGTGCCCTGCAGCTGCGACCCCGTCGGCGGCCAGCCTGTCGTGCACCTCACGTACGTCGCGCCGGCCGGGAGCTCCGTCGCTGGCATCGCGCAGGAGTTCGGCTCCGCGGAGGAGACCATTCTCGCCGTGAACAAGATGCCCGACGCCAAGGGCCTTCTCGCCGGCCAGGTTCTTGATGTGCCGCTCCGAA CTTGTGGTTCTGCCATTAGCAACACAGCCATTGACCGCAACCTTCTTGTCCCAAATGGAAGCTACATCCTCACCGCTAACAACTGTGTCATGTGTGGCTGCAGCTCCAGCACATGGCA GTTGGACTGCCAGGCAGCACAGGGATTAAGCTCGTCGTTCTGCCCTGCCGCCAAGTGCGGGGACATGTTCCTCGGCAACACGTCCTCCACTTCATCCTGTGAGAGCAGGACGTGTTCCTACGCTGGGTACACCAACAGCACATCTTTCGCCATCCTCACCAACATCACCACCAGCAACACGTGCAACG CTGGGATGGCTCCAATGGCGCAGCCGGCTCACTCCTCGGCATTCCGGTTGGAGCCGGCGTGGTTGAGATGGACGGAGCTGGTCGTCTCTCTTCACGTCGTCTTGCTCTGTCTAGGTTATCTGCGCCAAGACTGA